A single region of the Ictalurus punctatus breed USDA103 chromosome 26, Coco_2.0, whole genome shotgun sequence genome encodes:
- the LOC128629190 gene encoding endonuclease domain-containing 1 protein-like encodes MKFLSVVLLLLPLSLCLAVVVDDFTVSCPGFFATPNHVVSPPTGFTGTQYKRICQTLNNKAEFATLYDTTYRIPVYSAYRFTGLMKCNRLDKWHTEPELEVGMQDQNQKTCLVNQAVNGDYKYSGYDRGHLAPVFHATSQDCADATFTLTNAAPQIHLFNQKWSDYAESTVANVLNTDCINVGLRAFVVTGVVPDNKKMNNRVQIPSHFWTAFCCLDNNNKTIRSSAYYGEKDESEKEKNESVKEKDEFVVYRWSVKDMETELTQLYKIHVNNIPDFRFTLFAGKCYTETEPMEKQLVEKPAKRKKGTKYCKSNKRRKL; translated from the exons ATGAAGTTCCTCAGTGTGGTTCTCCTTCTGCTTCCACTCTCGCTCTGTTTGGCTGTAGTCGTGGATGATTTTACTGTGAGCTGTCCAGGGTTCTTCGCTACTCCGAATCATGTCGTTTCTCCTCCTACGGGTTTTACTGGGACTCAGTATAAACGGATCTGTCAAACTCTAAATAATAAAGCTGAATTCGCGACACTTTATGACACGACGTACAGGATCCCAGTTTACTCAGCATACAGGTTTACCGGACTAATGAAGTGTAACAGATTGGACAAGTGGCATACTGAACCTGAG CTGGAAGTTGGAATGCAGGATCAAAACCAGAAAACTTGTCTAGTTAATCAGGCTGTGAACGGAGATTATAAATATTCTGGCTATGATAGAGGACACCTGGCTCCAGTTTTCCATGCCACCTCACAGGACTGTGCTGATGCCACCTTCACGCTGACCAACGCTGCTCCACAGATCCACTTATTCAACCAGAAATGGTCTGATTATGCAGAGAGTACCGTGGCTAATGTACTGAATACAGATTGCATTAATGTAGGCCTGCGTGCATTTGTAGTAACTGGGGTTGTGCcggataataaaaaaatgaataatagaGTGCAAATTCCCAGTCACTTCTGGACGGCATTCTGCTGCcttgataacaataataaaactataCGCTCAAGTGCATATTATGGAGAAAAAGATgagtctgaaaaagaaaagaatgagtCTGTAAAAGAAAAGGATGAGTTTGTAGTGTATCGGTGGAGTGTGAAGGACATGGAGACAGAGTTAACACAGCTGTATAAGATACATGTCAATAACATCCCTGATTTCCGCTTCACTTTGTTTGCTGGAAAATGTTATACAGAAACTGAACCAATGGAAAAACAATTAGTTGAAAAGCCAGCAAAGCGTAAAAAAGGAACCAAATACTGTAAATCAAATAAACGTCGAAAATTGTAA